A stretch of DNA from Paenibacillus albus:
CATTCAATATACGTGGCATTCAAGCGGGAAATGCGTCATATCGTACCATTTACGAAATTGTAATCTGCACTATTCACGGCGGGAACGGCAGATCGTCAAAGTCTCTCCGGGTTGAAAAATATGATATTTCTGTCCGCGGTACTTCTGGTACAGCTCCTCGACAAATCCGGTAATGCCTTCACTGTTGTTCGGGTACATATCGAAGTGCAGCGGCACGACCATATCCATCTTCACTTCCCACGCGAGCGCTGTCGCTTCACGCGCATTCATATTGCCGACAACGCCTGCGCGATCCCGGAACAAATCTCTCCCGTTAATCGGCAGCATGCCCAGGTCAATGTTAAACGTCTTCAATATCGTAATGAGCTGCTCTGTCACAAGCGTATCGCCTGCATGGTAGATCGTGAGCCCGTCCCATTCAAGCATATACCCTAAGTATCGATCCCAGCCTTCGCTGTCAACCTCTCGCGCTTCATGCCATGCCGGAATCGGACGAATAATGAGCCCAGCCTCGCAGAGCATTGGTGCGCCATGCTTGAGCTGCACAAGACGGTGTTCCTCAATACCCGCTTCCCGAAGCATCGGTGCACATATTCGAGGAGTTGCAATCTTGCAGCGAGGTGATGCTTCAGCAATTGCCAGAAGTGTCTCCGGATCCATATGATCCAAATGTTCATGCGTGATGAGAATGAGATCAATGTCTGTTAAGCTACTAGGCTCAACCGGCGGCGGATAATTTCGAACCCAAAAATTTGCCGGTTCCGTGACCAAACGATCCACCGAATCAGTCAAATAAGGATCGATAGCTACCGTAAATCCATTTCGGCGAATAATAACGCCAACTTGTCCAATATACTGAATTTCTGCTGTTTCAACATTCTTGTTCATAATCATGGCATTCGCTCCTCTCCTTGTAAGCGTAACAGAAAAACCCGCGATACGTAAATCGCGGGTTTCCTAATTCTAACTATTCTTCGTCGGCTTCAACGAATCTTTGCAGGGCAGAGAGCTTATTCTCCCAGTAT
This window harbors:
- a CDS encoding MBL fold metallo-hydrolase → MIMNKNVETAEIQYIGQVGVIIRRNGFTVAIDPYLTDSVDRLVTEPANFWVRNYPPPVEPSSLTDIDLILITHEHLDHMDPETLLAIAEASPRCKIATPRICAPMLREAGIEEHRLVQLKHGAPMLCEAGLIIRPIPAWHEAREVDSEGWDRYLGYMLEWDGLTIYHAGDTLVTEQLITILKTFNIDLGMLPINGRDLFRDRAGVVGNMNAREATALAWEVKMDMVVPLHFDMYPNNSEGITGFVEELYQKYRGQKYHIFQPGETLTICRSRRE